One genomic segment of Choristoneura fumiferana chromosome Z, NRCan_CFum_1, whole genome shotgun sequence includes these proteins:
- the LOC141427790 gene encoding transmembrane protein 43 homolog, with amino-acid sequence MPVDLNAVKNQFKQTWLTTILSLILFAGVTYFLLWAESHTIQSNLMLEELVSSAVSIDVHTGDEAARYEGRVVHIVGPLRILEPISEPDYNIQVQAVKLRKRVQMYQWIEETTEQENFLSEPAEESQKTYWYHKDWRDYVVDSNLFYIRPGHHNPTSMPLFSETHIAENVKIGWLFLGVDVKRKVNDYYEIWSDSRPERSDIKLHSGFYYHGESALQHEVGDLRIHFSYAGREDDIYTAVGIIEDGVLQSYSPGNFPGADPISLLRKGSFSLQQLHDLESRAANVNTWKYRILGFVQVFASAMTLHPDWITLFLQCQWISSSLRRCTRIWVNLVLSFSYTLLVTSIPWLVHKPTFGAIMLGGAMLPILHYSTLLTRRP; translated from the exons GTGGATCTGAATGCAGTCAAAAACCAGTTCAAGCAGACCTGGCTAACAACAATTTTGAGTCTAATTTTGTTTGCGGGAGTCACATATTTCCTGCTCTGGGCCGAG AGCCATACAATTCAAAGCAACCTAATGCTAGAAGAGCTGGTCTCATCCGCCGTCAGCATAGATGTTCATACCGGTGATGAAGCAGCGCGGTATGAAGGCCGAGTGGTACATATCGTGGGCCCTCTGCGCATCCTCGAGCCCATCTCAGAGCCCGACTACAATATACAAGTGCAGGCTGTGAAACTGAGAAAGAGAGTGCAGATGTACCAGTGGATAGAAGAAACAAC GGAGCAGGAAAACTTCTTAAGTGAACCAGCAGAGGAATCTCAGAAGACATATTGGTACCACAAAGATTGGAGAGACTATGTGGTGGACTCTAACTTGTTCTACATCAGGCCCGGTCATCACAATCCGACATCAATGCCGCTGTTTAGTGAAACGCATATAGCTGAAAATGTTAAGATCGGATGGTTGTTTTTAG GCGTAGACGTAAAGCGGAAGGTCAACGATTACTACGAGATCTGGTCAGACTCGCGGCCGGAGCGCTCGGATATTAAGCTCCACTCCGGTTTCTACTATCACGGAGAGAGTGCTTTGCAGCACGAAGTCGGCGATCTCCGCATACACTTCTCTTACGCCGGACGAGAAGATGATATC TACACAGCGGTAGGCATCATTGAGGATGGTGTGCTCCAATCGTACAGCCCGGGCAACTTCCCAGGCGCGGACCCGATCTCTCTGCTACGCAAGGGATCGTTCAGCCTGCAGCAACTGCACGACCTGGAAAGTCGAGCAGCTAACGTTAACACATGGAAGTACAGGATCCTGGGTTTCGTGCAGGTGTTCGCCTCCGCTATGACGCTGCACCCCGATTGGATCACTTTGT TTCTACAGTGCCAGTGGATATCGAGCAGCTTGCGACGGTGTACAAGGATTTGGGTCAACCTGGTCCTTTCGTTTTCATACACTCTTTTGGTCACGTCGATTCCATG GTTGGTGCACAAACCTACTTTTGGAGCAATAATGCTAGGCGGTGCAATGCTTCCAATATTGCACTACTCCACCCTCTTGACCAGGCGTCCTTGA